From a single Larimichthys crocea isolate SSNF chromosome XIII, L_crocea_2.0, whole genome shotgun sequence genomic region:
- the LOC113747436 gene encoding far upstream element-binding protein 3-like isoform X4 yields MMAELVQGQASMNQPGLKADGLADVLQRARQMVGKMGGETMSHLNSASGSVEPSLYYPGQKRPGEDGGNQLAAMGHQRVITEDYKVPDRMVGFIIGRGGEQITRIQLESGCKIQIAADSGGLMERPCSLTGTPESIEQAKRLLVQIVDRCRNGPGFHGDGEGGASVQEMLIPASKVGLVIGRGGDTIKQLQERAGVKMMMIQDGPMPTGADKPLRISGDPYKVQAARELVLEVIREKDGDFRSGRNDFSSRLGGTNLDSVPLQVPVPRFAVGIVIGRNGEMIKKIQNDAGVRIQFKADDGISPERVAMVMGQPDRCQHAVHLINELIQTAQERDGFGSALRSGRVRGRGDWTMGSPGPLQEVTYTIPADKCGLVIGKGGETIKSINQQSGAHVELQRNPPPSTDPNTRVFTIRGTAQQMDLARQLIDDKIGGSGIMSNGGFGFSPFTQGPATHQNCGSGQTFLTGVWGNTYQTSWQNPGQQDPGHSMAQTGQMDYSKAWEQYYKKLGQQSQPQSLMTDYSKAWEDYYKKQSQSSQQSSVPDYTAALAEYYRQQPYLWNPAQIQVTHRKPRLHL; encoded by the exons ATGATGGCGGAGCTGGTGCAGGGACAGGCCTCGATGAACCAGCCGGGGCTGAAGGCTGACGGCCTGGCCGACGTTCTGCAGAGAGCCCGGCAG atGGTGGGAAAGATGGGTGGAGAAACCATGTCCCACCTCAACAGCGCCTCAGGAAGTGTCGAGCCCTCGCTGTACTACCCCGGCCAGAAACGACCAGGAGAGGacggag GTAACCAGCTAGCAGCCATGGGGCATCAGAG GGTAATCACAGAGGATTACAAGGTCCCCGACAGGATGGTTGGCTTCA ttattggaagaggaggagaacagaTCACCAGGATCCAGCTCGAGTCCGGCTGCAAGATCCAGATTGCTGCTG acagcgGCGGCCTCATGGAGCGGCCATGTTCCCTGACTGGAACGCCTGAGAGCATCGA gCAGGCAAAGCGGCTTCTCGTCCAGATCGTGGATCGCTGTAGAAACGGTCCGGGTTTCCACGGCGACGGGGAAGGTGGCGCCTCGGTGCAGGAGATGCTGATCCCAGCCAGTAAGGTGGGGCTGGTGATTGGCCGAGGTGGAGACAccatcaaacagctgcag gagaGGGCgggggtgaagatgatgatgatccaGGACGGTCCGATGCCGACAGGAGCTGACAAACCTCTCCGCATCTCTGGAGACCCGTACAAAGTTCAG GCAGCAAGGGAGTTGGTGTTGGAGGTGATCCGGGAGAAGGACGGAGACTTCAGGTCGGGACGCAACGACTTCAGCTCCCGACTGGGAGGAACCAACCTGGAT TCTGTCCCTCTGCAGGTCCCAGTACCGAGGTTCGCCGTCGGCATCGTGATCGGCAGGAACGGAGAAATGATCAAGAAGATCCAGAACGATGCAGGAGTCCGGATCCAGTTTAAAGCAG ATGATGGCATCAGCCCGGAGcgtgttgccatggtgatgggTCAGCCAGACCGCTGTCAGCATGCCGTCCACCTGATCAATGAGCTCATCCAGACcgcacag GAGCGTGATGGTTTTGGCTCCGCCCTGCGGAGTGGGAGGGTCAGAGGTCGTGGTGATTGGACCATGGGCTCACCTGGTCCGCTACAGGAAGTGACATACACCATTCCTGCTGACAAGTGCGGCCTGGTCATCGGCAAAG gtgGAGAAACCATTAAGAGTATTAACCAGCAGTCTGGAGCTCACGTGGAGCTGCAGAGGAACCCGCCTCCCTCCACTGACCCCAACACTCGGGTCTTCACCATCAGAGGCACCGCCCAGCAGATGGACCTCGCCCGCCAGCTCATAGACGACAAGATCGGG GGTTCAGGTATTATGAGTAACGGAGGCTTCGGCTTCAGTCCCTTCACCCAGGGCCCGGCTACACACCAgaa ctgTGGCAGTGGTCAGACCTTCTTGACCGGCGTTTGGGGAAACACCTATCAGACCAGCTGGCAGAACCCTGGACAACAAGACCCTg gtcacAGTATGGCTCAGACAGGACAGATGGACTACTCTAAAGCATGGGAGCAGTACTATAAGAAGCTAG gtcaGCAGAGTCAGCCTCAGAGCTTGATGACAGACTACAGTAAGGCCTGGGAGGACTACTACAAGAAACAGA GTCAGTCGTCTCAGCAGAGTTCGGTGCCAGACTACACTGCAGCGTTAGCAGAATACTACAGACAGCAGCCCTACCTGTGGAACCCCGCCCAGatacaggtaacacacaggaAGCCCCGCCTTCACCTGTAG
- the LOC113747436 gene encoding far upstream element-binding protein 3-like isoform X3, which yields MMAELVQGQASMNQPGLKADGLADVLQRARQMVGKMGGETMSHLNSASGSVEPSLYYPGQKRPGEDGVGNQLAAMGHQRVITEDYKVPDRMVGFIIGRGGEQITRIQLESGCKIQIAADSGGLMERPCSLTGTPESIEQAKRLLVQIVDRCRNGPGFHGDGEGGASVQEMLIPASKVGLVIGRGGDTIKQLQERAGVKMMMIQDGPMPTGADKPLRISGDPYKVQAARELVLEVIREKDGDFRSGRNDFSSRLGGTNLDSVPLQVPVPRFAVGIVIGRNGEMIKKIQNDAGVRIQFKADDGISPERVAMVMGQPDRCQHAVHLINELIQTAQERDGFGSALRSGRVRGRGDWTMGSPGPLQEVTYTIPADKCGLVIGKGGETIKSINQQSGAHVELQRNPPPSTDPNTRVFTIRGTAQQMDLARQLIDDKIGGSGIMSNGGFGFSPFTQGPATHQNCGSGQTFLTGVWGNTYQTSWQNPGQQDPGHSMAQTGQMDYSKAWEQYYKKLGQQSQPQSLMTDYSKAWEDYYKKQSQSSQQSSVPDYTAALAEYYRQQPYLWNPAQIQVTHRKPRLHL from the exons ATGATGGCGGAGCTGGTGCAGGGACAGGCCTCGATGAACCAGCCGGGGCTGAAGGCTGACGGCCTGGCCGACGTTCTGCAGAGAGCCCGGCAG atGGTGGGAAAGATGGGTGGAGAAACCATGTCCCACCTCAACAGCGCCTCAGGAAGTGTCGAGCCCTCGCTGTACTACCCCGGCCAGAAACGACCAGGAGAGGacggag taGGTAACCAGCTAGCAGCCATGGGGCATCAGAG GGTAATCACAGAGGATTACAAGGTCCCCGACAGGATGGTTGGCTTCA ttattggaagaggaggagaacagaTCACCAGGATCCAGCTCGAGTCCGGCTGCAAGATCCAGATTGCTGCTG acagcgGCGGCCTCATGGAGCGGCCATGTTCCCTGACTGGAACGCCTGAGAGCATCGA gCAGGCAAAGCGGCTTCTCGTCCAGATCGTGGATCGCTGTAGAAACGGTCCGGGTTTCCACGGCGACGGGGAAGGTGGCGCCTCGGTGCAGGAGATGCTGATCCCAGCCAGTAAGGTGGGGCTGGTGATTGGCCGAGGTGGAGACAccatcaaacagctgcag gagaGGGCgggggtgaagatgatgatgatccaGGACGGTCCGATGCCGACAGGAGCTGACAAACCTCTCCGCATCTCTGGAGACCCGTACAAAGTTCAG GCAGCAAGGGAGTTGGTGTTGGAGGTGATCCGGGAGAAGGACGGAGACTTCAGGTCGGGACGCAACGACTTCAGCTCCCGACTGGGAGGAACCAACCTGGAT TCTGTCCCTCTGCAGGTCCCAGTACCGAGGTTCGCCGTCGGCATCGTGATCGGCAGGAACGGAGAAATGATCAAGAAGATCCAGAACGATGCAGGAGTCCGGATCCAGTTTAAAGCAG ATGATGGCATCAGCCCGGAGcgtgttgccatggtgatgggTCAGCCAGACCGCTGTCAGCATGCCGTCCACCTGATCAATGAGCTCATCCAGACcgcacag GAGCGTGATGGTTTTGGCTCCGCCCTGCGGAGTGGGAGGGTCAGAGGTCGTGGTGATTGGACCATGGGCTCACCTGGTCCGCTACAGGAAGTGACATACACCATTCCTGCTGACAAGTGCGGCCTGGTCATCGGCAAAG gtgGAGAAACCATTAAGAGTATTAACCAGCAGTCTGGAGCTCACGTGGAGCTGCAGAGGAACCCGCCTCCCTCCACTGACCCCAACACTCGGGTCTTCACCATCAGAGGCACCGCCCAGCAGATGGACCTCGCCCGCCAGCTCATAGACGACAAGATCGGG GGTTCAGGTATTATGAGTAACGGAGGCTTCGGCTTCAGTCCCTTCACCCAGGGCCCGGCTACACACCAgaa ctgTGGCAGTGGTCAGACCTTCTTGACCGGCGTTTGGGGAAACACCTATCAGACCAGCTGGCAGAACCCTGGACAACAAGACCCTg gtcacAGTATGGCTCAGACAGGACAGATGGACTACTCTAAAGCATGGGAGCAGTACTATAAGAAGCTAG gtcaGCAGAGTCAGCCTCAGAGCTTGATGACAGACTACAGTAAGGCCTGGGAGGACTACTACAAGAAACAGA GTCAGTCGTCTCAGCAGAGTTCGGTGCCAGACTACACTGCAGCGTTAGCAGAATACTACAGACAGCAGCCCTACCTGTGGAACCCCGCCCAGatacaggtaacacacaggaAGCCCCGCCTTCACCTGTAG
- the LOC113747436 gene encoding far upstream element-binding protein 3-like isoform X5, whose translation MMAELVQGQASMNQPGLKADGLADVLQRARQMVGKMGGETMSHLNSASGSVEPSLYYPGQKRPGEDGVGNQLAAMGHQSRVITEDYKVPDRMVGFIIGRGGEQITRIQLESGCKIQIAADSGGLMERPCSLTGTPESIEQAKRLLVQIVDRCRNGPGFHGDGEGGASVQEMLIPASKVGLVIGRGGDTIKQLQERAGVKMMMIQDGPMPTGADKPLRISGDPYKVQAARELVLEVIREKDGDFRSGRNDFSSRLGGTNLDVPVPRFAVGIVIGRNGEMIKKIQNDAGVRIQFKADDGISPERVAMVMGQPDRCQHAVHLINELIQTAQERDGFGSALRSGRVRGRGDWTMGSPGPLQEVTYTIPADKCGLVIGKGGETIKSINQQSGAHVELQRNPPPSTDPNTRVFTIRGTAQQMDLARQLIDDKIGGSGIMSNGGFGFSPFTQGPATHQNCGSGQTFLTGVWGNTYQTSWQNPGQQDPGHSMAQTGQMDYSKAWEQYYKKLGQQSQPQSLMTDYSKAWEDYYKKQSQSSQQSSVPDYTAALAEYYRQQPYLWNPAQIQVTHRKPRLHL comes from the exons ATGATGGCGGAGCTGGTGCAGGGACAGGCCTCGATGAACCAGCCGGGGCTGAAGGCTGACGGCCTGGCCGACGTTCTGCAGAGAGCCCGGCAG atGGTGGGAAAGATGGGTGGAGAAACCATGTCCCACCTCAACAGCGCCTCAGGAAGTGTCGAGCCCTCGCTGTACTACCCCGGCCAGAAACGACCAGGAGAGGacggag taGGTAACCAGCTAGCAGCCATGGGGCATCAGAG CAGGGTAATCACAGAGGATTACAAGGTCCCCGACAGGATGGTTGGCTTCA ttattggaagaggaggagaacagaTCACCAGGATCCAGCTCGAGTCCGGCTGCAAGATCCAGATTGCTGCTG acagcgGCGGCCTCATGGAGCGGCCATGTTCCCTGACTGGAACGCCTGAGAGCATCGA gCAGGCAAAGCGGCTTCTCGTCCAGATCGTGGATCGCTGTAGAAACGGTCCGGGTTTCCACGGCGACGGGGAAGGTGGCGCCTCGGTGCAGGAGATGCTGATCCCAGCCAGTAAGGTGGGGCTGGTGATTGGCCGAGGTGGAGACAccatcaaacagctgcag gagaGGGCgggggtgaagatgatgatgatccaGGACGGTCCGATGCCGACAGGAGCTGACAAACCTCTCCGCATCTCTGGAGACCCGTACAAAGTTCAG GCAGCAAGGGAGTTGGTGTTGGAGGTGATCCGGGAGAAGGACGGAGACTTCAGGTCGGGACGCAACGACTTCAGCTCCCGACTGGGAGGAACCAACCTGGAT GTCCCAGTACCGAGGTTCGCCGTCGGCATCGTGATCGGCAGGAACGGAGAAATGATCAAGAAGATCCAGAACGATGCAGGAGTCCGGATCCAGTTTAAAGCAG ATGATGGCATCAGCCCGGAGcgtgttgccatggtgatgggTCAGCCAGACCGCTGTCAGCATGCCGTCCACCTGATCAATGAGCTCATCCAGACcgcacag GAGCGTGATGGTTTTGGCTCCGCCCTGCGGAGTGGGAGGGTCAGAGGTCGTGGTGATTGGACCATGGGCTCACCTGGTCCGCTACAGGAAGTGACATACACCATTCCTGCTGACAAGTGCGGCCTGGTCATCGGCAAAG gtgGAGAAACCATTAAGAGTATTAACCAGCAGTCTGGAGCTCACGTGGAGCTGCAGAGGAACCCGCCTCCCTCCACTGACCCCAACACTCGGGTCTTCACCATCAGAGGCACCGCCCAGCAGATGGACCTCGCCCGCCAGCTCATAGACGACAAGATCGGG GGTTCAGGTATTATGAGTAACGGAGGCTTCGGCTTCAGTCCCTTCACCCAGGGCCCGGCTACACACCAgaa ctgTGGCAGTGGTCAGACCTTCTTGACCGGCGTTTGGGGAAACACCTATCAGACCAGCTGGCAGAACCCTGGACAACAAGACCCTg gtcacAGTATGGCTCAGACAGGACAGATGGACTACTCTAAAGCATGGGAGCAGTACTATAAGAAGCTAG gtcaGCAGAGTCAGCCTCAGAGCTTGATGACAGACTACAGTAAGGCCTGGGAGGACTACTACAAGAAACAGA GTCAGTCGTCTCAGCAGAGTTCGGTGCCAGACTACACTGCAGCGTTAGCAGAATACTACAGACAGCAGCCCTACCTGTGGAACCCCGCCCAGatacaggtaacacacaggaAGCCCCGCCTTCACCTGTAG
- the LOC113747436 gene encoding far upstream element-binding protein 3-like isoform X6, protein MMAELVQGQASMNQPGLKADGLADVLQRARQMVGKMGGETMSHLNSASGSVEPSLYYPGQKRPGEDGVGNQLAAMGHQSRVITEDYKVPDRMVGFIIGRGGEQITRIQLESGCKIQIAADSGGLMERPCSLTGTPESIEQAKRLLVQIVDRCRNGPGFHGDGEGGASVQEMLIPASKVGLVIGRGGDTIKQLQERAGVKMMMIQDGPMPTGADKPLRISGDPYKVQAARELVLEVIREKDGDFRSGRNDFSSRLGGTNLDSVPLQVPVPRFAVGIVIGRNGEMIKKIQNDAGVRIQFKADDGISPERVAMVMGQPDRCQHAVHLINELIQTAQERDGFGSALRSGRVRGRGDWTMGSPGPLQEVTYTIPADKCGLVIGKGGETIKSINQQSGAHVELQRNPPPSTDPNTRVFTIRGTAQQMDLARQLIDDKIGGSGIMSNGGFGFSPFTQGPATHQNCGSGQTFLTGVWGNTYQTSWQNPGQQDPGQQSQPQSLMTDYSKAWEDYYKKQSQSSQQSSVPDYTAALAEYYRQQPYLWNPAQIQVTHRKPRLHL, encoded by the exons ATGATGGCGGAGCTGGTGCAGGGACAGGCCTCGATGAACCAGCCGGGGCTGAAGGCTGACGGCCTGGCCGACGTTCTGCAGAGAGCCCGGCAG atGGTGGGAAAGATGGGTGGAGAAACCATGTCCCACCTCAACAGCGCCTCAGGAAGTGTCGAGCCCTCGCTGTACTACCCCGGCCAGAAACGACCAGGAGAGGacggag taGGTAACCAGCTAGCAGCCATGGGGCATCAGAG CAGGGTAATCACAGAGGATTACAAGGTCCCCGACAGGATGGTTGGCTTCA ttattggaagaggaggagaacagaTCACCAGGATCCAGCTCGAGTCCGGCTGCAAGATCCAGATTGCTGCTG acagcgGCGGCCTCATGGAGCGGCCATGTTCCCTGACTGGAACGCCTGAGAGCATCGA gCAGGCAAAGCGGCTTCTCGTCCAGATCGTGGATCGCTGTAGAAACGGTCCGGGTTTCCACGGCGACGGGGAAGGTGGCGCCTCGGTGCAGGAGATGCTGATCCCAGCCAGTAAGGTGGGGCTGGTGATTGGCCGAGGTGGAGACAccatcaaacagctgcag gagaGGGCgggggtgaagatgatgatgatccaGGACGGTCCGATGCCGACAGGAGCTGACAAACCTCTCCGCATCTCTGGAGACCCGTACAAAGTTCAG GCAGCAAGGGAGTTGGTGTTGGAGGTGATCCGGGAGAAGGACGGAGACTTCAGGTCGGGACGCAACGACTTCAGCTCCCGACTGGGAGGAACCAACCTGGAT TCTGTCCCTCTGCAGGTCCCAGTACCGAGGTTCGCCGTCGGCATCGTGATCGGCAGGAACGGAGAAATGATCAAGAAGATCCAGAACGATGCAGGAGTCCGGATCCAGTTTAAAGCAG ATGATGGCATCAGCCCGGAGcgtgttgccatggtgatgggTCAGCCAGACCGCTGTCAGCATGCCGTCCACCTGATCAATGAGCTCATCCAGACcgcacag GAGCGTGATGGTTTTGGCTCCGCCCTGCGGAGTGGGAGGGTCAGAGGTCGTGGTGATTGGACCATGGGCTCACCTGGTCCGCTACAGGAAGTGACATACACCATTCCTGCTGACAAGTGCGGCCTGGTCATCGGCAAAG gtgGAGAAACCATTAAGAGTATTAACCAGCAGTCTGGAGCTCACGTGGAGCTGCAGAGGAACCCGCCTCCCTCCACTGACCCCAACACTCGGGTCTTCACCATCAGAGGCACCGCCCAGCAGATGGACCTCGCCCGCCAGCTCATAGACGACAAGATCGGG GGTTCAGGTATTATGAGTAACGGAGGCTTCGGCTTCAGTCCCTTCACCCAGGGCCCGGCTACACACCAgaa ctgTGGCAGTGGTCAGACCTTCTTGACCGGCGTTTGGGGAAACACCTATCAGACCAGCTGGCAGAACCCTGGACAACAAGACCCTg gtcaGCAGAGTCAGCCTCAGAGCTTGATGACAGACTACAGTAAGGCCTGGGAGGACTACTACAAGAAACAGA GTCAGTCGTCTCAGCAGAGTTCGGTGCCAGACTACACTGCAGCGTTAGCAGAATACTACAGACAGCAGCCCTACCTGTGGAACCCCGCCCAGatacaggtaacacacaggaAGCCCCGCCTTCACCTGTAG
- the LOC113747436 gene encoding far upstream element-binding protein 3-like isoform X1, whose translation MMAELVQGQASMNQPGLKADGLADVLQRARQMVGKMGGETMSHLNSASGSVEPSLYYPGQKRPGEDGVGNQLAAMGHQSRVITEDYKVPDRMVGFIIGRGGEQITRIQLESGCKIQIAADSGGLMERPCSLTGTPESIEQAKRLLVQIVDRCRNGPGFHGDGEGGASVQEMLIPASKVGLVIGRGGDTIKQLQERAGVKMMMIQDGPMPTGADKPLRISGDPYKVQAARELVLEVIREKDGDFRSGRNDFSSRLGGTNLDSVPLQVPVPRFAVGIVIGRNGEMIKKIQNDAGVRIQFKADDGISPERVAMVMGQPDRCQHAVHLINELIQTAQERDGFGSALRSGRVRGRGDWTMGSPGPLQEVTYTIPADKCGLVIGKGGETIKSINQQSGAHVELQRNPPPSTDPNTRVFTIRGTAQQMDLARQLIDDKIGGSGIMSNGGFGFSPFTQGPATHQNCGSGQTFLTGVWGNTYQTSWQNPGQQDPGHSMAQTGQMDYSKAWEQYYKKLGQQSQPQSLMTDYSKAWEDYYKKQSQSSQQSSVPDYTAALAEYYRQQPYLWNPAQIQVTHRKPRLHL comes from the exons ATGATGGCGGAGCTGGTGCAGGGACAGGCCTCGATGAACCAGCCGGGGCTGAAGGCTGACGGCCTGGCCGACGTTCTGCAGAGAGCCCGGCAG atGGTGGGAAAGATGGGTGGAGAAACCATGTCCCACCTCAACAGCGCCTCAGGAAGTGTCGAGCCCTCGCTGTACTACCCCGGCCAGAAACGACCAGGAGAGGacggag taGGTAACCAGCTAGCAGCCATGGGGCATCAGAG CAGGGTAATCACAGAGGATTACAAGGTCCCCGACAGGATGGTTGGCTTCA ttattggaagaggaggagaacagaTCACCAGGATCCAGCTCGAGTCCGGCTGCAAGATCCAGATTGCTGCTG acagcgGCGGCCTCATGGAGCGGCCATGTTCCCTGACTGGAACGCCTGAGAGCATCGA gCAGGCAAAGCGGCTTCTCGTCCAGATCGTGGATCGCTGTAGAAACGGTCCGGGTTTCCACGGCGACGGGGAAGGTGGCGCCTCGGTGCAGGAGATGCTGATCCCAGCCAGTAAGGTGGGGCTGGTGATTGGCCGAGGTGGAGACAccatcaaacagctgcag gagaGGGCgggggtgaagatgatgatgatccaGGACGGTCCGATGCCGACAGGAGCTGACAAACCTCTCCGCATCTCTGGAGACCCGTACAAAGTTCAG GCAGCAAGGGAGTTGGTGTTGGAGGTGATCCGGGAGAAGGACGGAGACTTCAGGTCGGGACGCAACGACTTCAGCTCCCGACTGGGAGGAACCAACCTGGAT TCTGTCCCTCTGCAGGTCCCAGTACCGAGGTTCGCCGTCGGCATCGTGATCGGCAGGAACGGAGAAATGATCAAGAAGATCCAGAACGATGCAGGAGTCCGGATCCAGTTTAAAGCAG ATGATGGCATCAGCCCGGAGcgtgttgccatggtgatgggTCAGCCAGACCGCTGTCAGCATGCCGTCCACCTGATCAATGAGCTCATCCAGACcgcacag GAGCGTGATGGTTTTGGCTCCGCCCTGCGGAGTGGGAGGGTCAGAGGTCGTGGTGATTGGACCATGGGCTCACCTGGTCCGCTACAGGAAGTGACATACACCATTCCTGCTGACAAGTGCGGCCTGGTCATCGGCAAAG gtgGAGAAACCATTAAGAGTATTAACCAGCAGTCTGGAGCTCACGTGGAGCTGCAGAGGAACCCGCCTCCCTCCACTGACCCCAACACTCGGGTCTTCACCATCAGAGGCACCGCCCAGCAGATGGACCTCGCCCGCCAGCTCATAGACGACAAGATCGGG GGTTCAGGTATTATGAGTAACGGAGGCTTCGGCTTCAGTCCCTTCACCCAGGGCCCGGCTACACACCAgaa ctgTGGCAGTGGTCAGACCTTCTTGACCGGCGTTTGGGGAAACACCTATCAGACCAGCTGGCAGAACCCTGGACAACAAGACCCTg gtcacAGTATGGCTCAGACAGGACAGATGGACTACTCTAAAGCATGGGAGCAGTACTATAAGAAGCTAG gtcaGCAGAGTCAGCCTCAGAGCTTGATGACAGACTACAGTAAGGCCTGGGAGGACTACTACAAGAAACAGA GTCAGTCGTCTCAGCAGAGTTCGGTGCCAGACTACACTGCAGCGTTAGCAGAATACTACAGACAGCAGCCCTACCTGTGGAACCCCGCCCAGatacaggtaacacacaggaAGCCCCGCCTTCACCTGTAG
- the LOC113747436 gene encoding far upstream element-binding protein 3-like isoform X9, whose translation MMAELVQGQASMNQPGLKADGLADVLQRARQMVGKMGGETMSHLNSASGSVEPSLYYPGQKRPGEDGVGNQLAAMGHQSRVITEDYKVPDRMVGFIIGRGGEQITRIQLESGCKIQIAADSGGLMERPCSLTGTPESIEQAKRLLVQIVDRCRNGPGFHGDGEGGASVQEMLIPASKVGLVIGRGGDTIKQLQERAGVKMMMIQDGPMPTGADKPLRISGDPYKVQAARELVLEVIREKDGDFRSGRNDFSSRLGGTNLDVPVPRFAVGIVIGRNGEMIKKIQNDAGVRIQFKADDGISPERVAMVMGQPDRCQHAVHLINELIQTAQERDGFGSALRSGRVRGRGDWTMGSPGPLQEVTYTIPADKCGLVIGKGGETIKSINQQSGAHVELQRNPPPSTDPNTRVFTIRGTAQQMDLARQLIDDKIGGSGIMSNGGFGFSPFTQGPATHQNCGSGQTFLTGVWGNTYQTSWQNPGQQDPGQSSQQSSVPDYTAALAEYYRQQPYLWNPAQIQVTHRKPRLHL comes from the exons ATGATGGCGGAGCTGGTGCAGGGACAGGCCTCGATGAACCAGCCGGGGCTGAAGGCTGACGGCCTGGCCGACGTTCTGCAGAGAGCCCGGCAG atGGTGGGAAAGATGGGTGGAGAAACCATGTCCCACCTCAACAGCGCCTCAGGAAGTGTCGAGCCCTCGCTGTACTACCCCGGCCAGAAACGACCAGGAGAGGacggag taGGTAACCAGCTAGCAGCCATGGGGCATCAGAG CAGGGTAATCACAGAGGATTACAAGGTCCCCGACAGGATGGTTGGCTTCA ttattggaagaggaggagaacagaTCACCAGGATCCAGCTCGAGTCCGGCTGCAAGATCCAGATTGCTGCTG acagcgGCGGCCTCATGGAGCGGCCATGTTCCCTGACTGGAACGCCTGAGAGCATCGA gCAGGCAAAGCGGCTTCTCGTCCAGATCGTGGATCGCTGTAGAAACGGTCCGGGTTTCCACGGCGACGGGGAAGGTGGCGCCTCGGTGCAGGAGATGCTGATCCCAGCCAGTAAGGTGGGGCTGGTGATTGGCCGAGGTGGAGACAccatcaaacagctgcag gagaGGGCgggggtgaagatgatgatgatccaGGACGGTCCGATGCCGACAGGAGCTGACAAACCTCTCCGCATCTCTGGAGACCCGTACAAAGTTCAG GCAGCAAGGGAGTTGGTGTTGGAGGTGATCCGGGAGAAGGACGGAGACTTCAGGTCGGGACGCAACGACTTCAGCTCCCGACTGGGAGGAACCAACCTGGAT GTCCCAGTACCGAGGTTCGCCGTCGGCATCGTGATCGGCAGGAACGGAGAAATGATCAAGAAGATCCAGAACGATGCAGGAGTCCGGATCCAGTTTAAAGCAG ATGATGGCATCAGCCCGGAGcgtgttgccatggtgatgggTCAGCCAGACCGCTGTCAGCATGCCGTCCACCTGATCAATGAGCTCATCCAGACcgcacag GAGCGTGATGGTTTTGGCTCCGCCCTGCGGAGTGGGAGGGTCAGAGGTCGTGGTGATTGGACCATGGGCTCACCTGGTCCGCTACAGGAAGTGACATACACCATTCCTGCTGACAAGTGCGGCCTGGTCATCGGCAAAG gtgGAGAAACCATTAAGAGTATTAACCAGCAGTCTGGAGCTCACGTGGAGCTGCAGAGGAACCCGCCTCCCTCCACTGACCCCAACACTCGGGTCTTCACCATCAGAGGCACCGCCCAGCAGATGGACCTCGCCCGCCAGCTCATAGACGACAAGATCGGG GGTTCAGGTATTATGAGTAACGGAGGCTTCGGCTTCAGTCCCTTCACCCAGGGCCCGGCTACACACCAgaa ctgTGGCAGTGGTCAGACCTTCTTGACCGGCGTTTGGGGAAACACCTATCAGACCAGCTGGCAGAACCCTGGACAACAAGACCCTg GTCAGTCGTCTCAGCAGAGTTCGGTGCCAGACTACACTGCAGCGTTAGCAGAATACTACAGACAGCAGCCCTACCTGTGGAACCCCGCCCAGatacaggtaacacacaggaAGCCCCGCCTTCACCTGTAG